A genomic segment from Amia ocellicauda isolate fAmiCal2 chromosome 13, fAmiCal2.hap1, whole genome shotgun sequence encodes:
- the n4bp2 gene encoding NEDD4-binding protein 2 isoform X2 yields MPRKKKNGQSPARVPGMTHGTDGASDAGDGRTMARSDRIRGVGMGLSNFSNTSSAREETLNSMREMFSHLDPEVIYMVLSECDFQVEVAMDSLLELSGAAEGVNVPPFASGFESAAALLGPKTHTPVCLPWDETGVQGGWIPAASGNDMEELDVVGTHLTKDFDELIDNALETLSDSFLPALPHCPSPRDLHSGSCSELPELIKSSLDNRSKSQWHNSTAGHQHVAKASELPETINRQSPVSGLSFTGTAFETDESSLLDFSHLTMESGNTKPVLDLLSSERPSAFQAYKSSRNQPNPSAGEPDHSRLFGNNPGSAEQDFQLSSENRTMANSLRESRPPAAPLLWNTQAPEFQPRSEEPAFVTPILKNPVPWNHSSSVRIVPSITQSRFRTAFLPQSWVPPHPLRPPLHRSARRPVLVGQVLVLLRGAPGSGKSTLARNLLDQNPGGVVLSTDDYFCRNKVYQFDSTVLGEAHEWNHQRAREAFRKGLSPVIIDNTNMQVWEMKPYVAMALQHCYKVIFREPDTWWKSKPRELERRTKHGVHKEKIKRMLEHYEPYVTVHSIMRSASPKEKEETDHVLPCPEENGLPESIKSEVRPDLVEEPPCKPSQGKSDFPLLPLPDVSSVGDSVFKEERLGQSSFIEPPGSKGCAQTEETSDTDLQPDQHLNTCTSDSEPAAHSLASDKSETLTLSTEFGLDDSAREPADSEVPTAFFESIGQRVRRKRHRGPPTEQGNELVMSDAAEKLSESEQENRIMCAPSNPMRPELLKFVGDWPSELVLEQRQHRSRKALELQGSSKESDGQSNGAEEEQELDFLQGGEDTSQEYKSPTLVSPDSDFPNDSLETIANEQVSGGNCSSTDINVKKVVCTLAAGESRPELLNFVSDCPTGSAMTESQQREEMPNTKKQSRKELDSSQEINPAGDDGSEEPHDVISDAEEVRCSEEHLNLHNTLQKQPEATEDTKYMPLRNQDRKLKQSRRAGKQCKLALTFTNNSPTSPKSMTLSPQIPQFDDPTLDFVSKCVTSLSTQTTPQDFVLLWKVDRQTADVSGVKVFQGNSFNFKPKSAAFPRPQEVPYRVVHDKGAQVDECELHSDDKLKNLMILSSHFKFVSFEILKDLYEKCDYDMEWATNLLLDSGEQLFKDDEVVCSNQASAATEVLSTAGCNADASSSCPEEMSPALTATDDEHLGTLVETISNDIVGPTQEGKPNIEEGQSSPEEHSTGSSGIETDMVRSLEDCQCMLPEDDKHSASQSTGEDSTNEQPLEPKQMEVDHDSEEESKTHNQSEPCNIRQCDEDLGASLNPAALGEVSGGEEGDWTEADSLAFAASFLRLSDPKKEDSPTKKPREKPRHSLDIQSLELRLPAELAFQLSELFGPVGTDPGSLSLEDCVVQIDLNLAKLLHQKWKDTIQERQRQEALSYQLLEESAMLWSDPQSDRANRVALETSDGIPFMDHWSAQMPLVSLRSIMLEEMALQEYAEKSKINQDLGRKDSAALLKEKELYKMFPTIDRHFLMDIFKDNNYSLEQTEQFLRSVLDAGPVKNVIAQDVGKHSEAQRPGVKEKKKKVKEAEVAVQFQDTEDPDYGDFRAEALLQHRKRQECFCKAAEAYRQGKKDVATFYAQQGHHHGQKKKEANHRAAMRIFERVNASLLPQNVLDLHGLHVDEAIHHLKDVLQDKMAEWQQNRGKPHLSVITGRGNRSQGGVARIKPAVIDYLTNHNFRFTEPKAGLLVIFFNK; encoded by the exons ATGCCtcggaaaaagaaaaatggccaAAGCCCCGCTAGGGTCCCGGGAATGACACACGGCACCGACGGAGCTAGCGACGCAGGGGACGGCAGGACGATGGCCAGAAGTGACCGTATCAGAGGGGTGGGCATGGGGCTCTCAAACTTCAGCAACACCAGCTCTGCCAGGGAAGAAACCCTCAATAGCATGAGGGAAATGTTTTCCCATCTGGATCCCGAGGTTATTTATATGGTCCTTTCCGAGTGTGATTTCCAAG TGGAAGTGGCAATGGACTCGCTACTCGAGCTCTCTGGAGCTGCTGAAGGAGTCAACGTGCCCCCCTTTGCCTCAGGGTTTGAGTCTGCGGCTGCTCTTTTAGGACCCAAAACCCACACGCCCGTCTGCCTCCCTTGGGACGAGACGGGAGTCCAAGGGGGTTGGATTCCTGCAGCTTCGGGGAATGACATGGAAGAACTGGATGTAGTCGGCACACATCTAACAAAAGATTTCGATGAACTCATAGACAACGCATTGGAGACTCTTTCAGACTCTTTCCTGCCTGCTTTGCCACACTGTCCTTCTCCCAGAGATCTGCACTCAGGGTCTTGCAGTGAGTTGCCCGAATTGATCAAATCCAGCCTGGACAACAGGTCCAAATCACAGTGGCACAATTCCACAGCAGGGCACCAGCACGTGGCTAAAGCTTCAGAGCTGCCTGAAACCATCAACAGGCAATCCCCTGTGAGTGGACTGAGTTTTACAGGGACAGCGTTTGAGACGGATGAGTCCAGCCTGCTTGATTTCAGTCACTTAACTATGGAATCAGGGAACACCAAGCCAGTGCTGGACTTGCTAAGCAGTGAGAGACCATCAGCCTTCCAGGCATATAAGAGTTCCAGAAATCAGCCCAACCCCTCTGCAGGAGAACCCGATCACAGCAGACTTTTTGGGAACAACCCTGGCAGTGCAGAGCAGGAtttccaactgagctctgaGAATAGGACTATGGCAAACTCTCTGAGGGAAAGCAGGCCCCCTGCTGCCCCATTGTTGTGGAATACTCAGGCTCCCGAGTTTCAGCCGCGCTCTGAGGAGCCTGCCTTTGTCACCCCCATACTGAAGAATCCTGTGCCCTGGAATCATAGCTCGAGTGTGAGAATTGTCCCCAGCATCACACAGTCTCGTTTCAGAACAGCGTTCCTCCCACAGTCATGGGTACCGCCACATCCCCTGAGACCTCCGCTGCATCGCTCTGCCAGGAGACCAGTGCTGGTGGGCCAGGTGCTGGTCTTACTGAGAGGAGCCCCAGGATCAGGAAAGTCCACCTTGGCCAG GAACCTTCTGGATCAAAATCCCGGGGGCGTGGTTTTAAGTACAGATGACTACTTCTGTCGCAACAAAGTGTACCAGTTTGACTCTACTGTCTTGGGGGAGGCTCATGAGTGGAACCACCAACGAG CCAGAGAGGCATTCAGAAAGGGTCTCTCTCCAGTCATTATCGATAACACCAACATGCAAGTTTGGGAAATGAAACCGTATGTTGCTATG GCTCTTCAGCACTGTTACAAAGTGATATTTCGTGAGCCAGACACCTGGTGGAAATCAAAACCACGAGAGCTAGAAAG ACGCACTAAGCATGGTGTGCACAAGGAAAAGATAAAACGAATGCTGGAGCATTATGAGCCTTATGTTACTGTGCACAGTATTATGCGTTCTGCATCTCCCAAGGAAAAAGAAGAAACTGACCACGTGCTGCCCTGCCCTGAGGAGAACGGCCTTCCCGA ATCTATAAAATCAGAGGTAAGACCTGACCTTGTGGAAGAACCACCCTGCAAACCAAGTCAAGGGAAGAGTGACTTTCCCCTTTTGCCCCTGCCTGATGTATCATCCGTGGGAGACAGTGTTTTCAAGGAAGAGAGACTAGGCCAAAGTAGCTTTATTGAACCTCCTGGTTCCAAAGGCTGTGCACAGACAGAAGAGACTTCCGACACAGACTTGCAGCCAGACCAGCACCTTAACACGTGTACTTCAGATTCGGAGCCGGCTGCCCATTCATTAGCTTCAGATAAAAGTGAAACCCTCACTTTGAGCACTGAATTTGGCTTGGATGATAGTGCAAGGGAGCCTGCAGATAGTGAAGTGCCCACAGCCTTTTTTGAATCTATTGGTCAGAGAGTAAGGCGTAAGAGGCACAGGGGTCCACCCACTGAACAGGGCAATGAATTGGTAATGAGTGATGCTGCTGAGAAGCTGAGTGAGAGTGAACAAGAAAACAGAATTATGTGTGCTCCCAGTAACCCCATGAGGCCAGAACTGTTAAAGTTTGTTGGTGACTGGCCTTCAGAGCTGGTACTGGAGCAACGGCAGCACAGGTCAAGGAAGGCGCTGGAGCTGCAAGGCTCAAGTAAGGAGTCTGATGGCCAGAGCAATGGAGCTGAAGAGGAGCAAGAGCTGGACTTTCTGCAAGGTGGAGAGGATACGTCTCAAGAATACAAAAGTCCCACCTTAGTTTCCCCTGACTCCGATTTCCCAAACGATAGCTTGGAAACTATCGCAAATGAACAAGTGTCAGGTGGCAATTGCAGCAGCACTGATATTAATGTGAAGAAGGTGGTCTGCACCCTGGCAGCAGGAGAGAGTAGACCTGAGCTGTTGAACTTTGTGTCAGACTGTCCAACTGGCTCAGCAATGACAGAAAGCCAACAAAGAGAggaaatgccaaacacaaagaAGCAGTCAAGGAAGGAGCTAGACTCATCTCAGGAAATTAATCCTGCGGGGGACGATGGCAGTGAGGAACCGCATGATGTAATAAGTGATGCTGAAGAGGTCAGATGCTCTGAGGAGCACTTGAACCTTCATAACACTCTCCAAAAGCAACCAGAAGCTACTGAAGACACTAAGTATATGCCTTTGAGGAACCAGGACCGGAAGCTTAAGCAAAGCCGACGAGCAggaaagcagtgtaaattaGCTCTTACATTCACAAATAACAGCCCCACGTCTCCTAAATCAATGACGCTATCTCCCCAGATACCCCAGTTTGATGATCCCACTCTGGACTTTGTATCAAAGTGTGTGACCAGCCTCTCAACACAAACCACACCACAAGATTTTGTCTTGCTCTGGAAGGTCGATCGACAAACCGCTGATGTTTCTGGAGTGAAGGTTTTTCAGGGGAATTCTTTCAACTTTAAACCAAAGTCTGCAGCTTTCCCCCGGCCTCAGGAAGTGCCCTACAGAGTTGTACATGATAAAGGTGCACAGGTGGACGAATGCGAGTTACACAGTgatgacaaattaaaaaacCTAATGATCCTCAGTTCACACTTTAAATTTGTTTCATTTGAAATCCTGAAAGACTTGTATGAGAAATGCGACTATGATATGGAGTGGGCTACGAATTTGCTCTTAGACTCTGGTGAACAGCTTTTCAAAGATGATGAGGTAGTGTGTTCTAACCAGGCAAGTGCAGCAACTGAGGTGTTATCCACAGCTGGTTGCAATGCAGATGCCTCTTCTAGCTGCCCTGAAGAAATGTCACCAGCCCTTACTGCCACTGATGATGAACATTTAGGAACCCTTGTAGAAACGATCAGTAATGATATTGTGGGTCCCACCCAGGAAGGGAAACCAAATATTGAGGAGGGACAATCTTCTCCAGAAGAACATTCAACTGGGAGCTCTGGTATTGAAACAGACATGGTCCGCAGTTTGGAGGACTGTCAATGTATGCTGCCTGAAGACGACAAGCATTCTGCCAGTCAGTCCACTGGGGAGGACAGTACCAATGAACAGCCTTTGGAACCGAAGCAAATGGAGGTGGACCATGACTCAGAAGAGGAATCAAAGACCCATAATCAGAGTGAACCGTGTAATATAAGACAGTGTGATGAGGATCTGGGAGCTAGTCTGAATCCTGCAGCGTTGGGGGAGGTCTCTGGTGGAGAAGAAGGGGATTGGACCGAGGCCGACAGTCTGGCTTTTGCAGCTTCGTTTTTACGTCTGTCTGATCCAAAGAAGGAAGACAGTCCCACCAAGAAGCCTCGAGAGAAGCCTAGGCATTCACTCGATATCCAGTCCTTAGAGCTGCGCTTGCCTGCGGAATTGGCATTTCAGCTCAGCGAACTCTTCGGCCCAGTGGGGACTGACCCAG GTTCTTTGTCTTTGGAAGACTGTGTTGTTCAGATTGATCTGAACCTTGCTAAACTCCTACATCAGAAATGGAAGGATACTATTCAG GAACGGCAGAGACAGGAGGCTCTCTCTTACCAGCTGCTTGAAGAAA GTGCCATGTTGTGGAGTGACCCCCAGTCTGACCGAGCGAATAGAGTTGCATTGGAGACCTCCGATGGGATTCCCTTCATGGACCATTGGAGTGCCCAGATGCCCCTTGTTTCTCTCAGGAGCATCATGTTGGAGGAGATGGCCCTGCAGGAGTATGCGGAGAAG TCCAAAATTAACCAGGACCTCGGCAGAAAGGACAGCGCCGCCCTGCTGAAAGAGAAGGAGCTTTACAAGATGTTTCCCACCATCGACCGGCACTTCCTTATGGATATCTTTAAAGACAACAA CTATTCTCTAGAGCAGACGGAGCAGTTCCTCAGGTCCGTGCTTGACGCCGGCCCCGTGAAGAACGTTATTGCCCAGGACGTGGGCAAGCACAGCGAGGCCCAGAGACCTGGCGTGAAAGAGAAG AAGAAGAAGGTGAAAGAGGCCGAGGTGGCAGTTCAGTTCCAGGACACCGAAGACCCCGACTACGGCGACTTCCGAGCAGAGGCCCTTCTGCAGCACCGTAAACGGCAGGAGTGTTTCTGCAAGGCAGCCGAGGCCTACAGGCAGGGCAAGAAGGATGTCGCCACCTTCTACGCACAGCAG GGCCATCATCACGgccagaaaaagaaagaggcaAATCACCGGGCTGCCATGCGGATCTTTGAGCGGGTCAACGCCTCCCTCCTGCCACAGAATGTCCTGGACCTTCACGGCCTGCACGTGGACGAGGCCATCCACCACTTGAAGGATGTGCTGCAAGACAAAATGGCAG AGTGGCAGCAGAACAGAGGTAAACCTCACCTCTCTGTGATCACGGGCAGGGGAAACCGCAGCCAGGGAGGAGTCGCTCG
- the n4bp2 gene encoding NEDD4-binding protein 2 isoform X1: MPRKKKNGQSPARVPGMTHGTDGASDAGDGRTMARSDRIRGVGMGLSNFSNTSSAREETLNSMREMFSHLDPEVIYMVLSECDFQVEVAMDSLLELSGAAEGVNVPPFASGFESAAALLGPKTHTPVCLPWDETGVQGGWIPAASGNDMEELDVVGTHLTKDFDELIDNALETLSDSFLPALPHCPSPRDLHSGSCSELPELIKSSLDNRSKSQWHNSTAGHQHVAKASELPETINRQSPVSGLSFTGTAFETDESSLLDFSHLTMESGNTKPVLDLLSSERPSAFQAYKSSRNQPNPSAGEPDHSRLFGNNPGSAEQDFQLSSENRTMANSLRESRPPAAPLLWNTQAPEFQPRSEEPAFVTPILKNPVPWNHSSSVRIVPSITQSRFRTAFLPQSWVPPHPLRPPLHRSARRPVLVGQVLVLLRGAPGSGKSTLARNLLDQNPGGVVLSTDDYFCRNKVYQFDSTVLGEAHEWNHQRAREAFRKGLSPVIIDNTNMQVWEMKPYVAMALQHCYKVIFREPDTWWKSKPRELERRTKHGVHKEKIKRMLEHYEPYVTVHSIMRSASPKEKEETDHVLPCPEENGLPESIKSEVRPDLVEEPPCKPSQGKSDFPLLPLPDVSSVGDSVFKEERLGQSSFIEPPGSKGCAQTEETSDTDLQPDQHLNTCTSDSEPAAHSLASDKSETLTLSTEFGLDDSAREPADSEVPTAFFESIGQRVRRKRHRGPPTEQGNELVMSDAAEKLSESEQENRIMCAPSNPMRPELLKFVGDWPSELVLEQRQHRSRKALELQGSSKESDGQSNGAEEEQELDFLQGGEDTSQEYKSPTLVSPDSDFPNDSLETIANEQVSGGNCSSTDINVKKVVCTLAAGESRPELLNFVSDCPTGSAMTESQQREEMPNTKKQSRKELDSSQEINPAGDDGSEEPHDVISDAEEVRCSEEHLNLHNTLQKQPEATEDTKYMPLRNQDRKLKQSRRAGKQCKLALTFTNNSPTSPKSMTLSPQIPQFDDPTLDFVSKCVTSLSTQTTPQDFVLLWKVDRQTADVSGVKVFQGNSFNFKPKSAAFPRPQEVPYRVVHDKGAQVDECELHSDDKLKNLMILSSHFKFVSFEILKDLYEKCDYDMEWATNLLLDSGEQLFKDDEVVCSNQASAATEVLSTAGCNADASSSCPEEMSPALTATDDEHLGTLVETISNDIVGPTQEGKPNIEEGQSSPEEHSTGSSGIETDMVRSLEDCQCMLPEDDKHSASQSTGEDSTNEQPLEPKQMEVDHDSEEESKTHNQSEPCNIRQCDEDLGASLNPAALGEVSGGEEGDWTEADSLAFAASFLRLSDPKKEDSPTKKPREKPRHSLDIQSLELRLPAELAFQLSELFGPVGTDPGSLSLEDCVVQIDLNLAKLLHQKWKDTIQERQRQEALSYQLLEESAMLWSDPQSDRANRVALETSDGIPFMDHWSAQMPLVSLRSIMLEEMALQEYAEKVIQNQLGGMKRSKINQDLGRKDSAALLKEKELYKMFPTIDRHFLMDIFKDNNYSLEQTEQFLRSVLDAGPVKNVIAQDVGKHSEAQRPGVKEKKKKVKEAEVAVQFQDTEDPDYGDFRAEALLQHRKRQECFCKAAEAYRQGKKDVATFYAQQGHHHGQKKKEANHRAAMRIFERVNASLLPQNVLDLHGLHVDEAIHHLKDVLQDKMAEWQQNRGKPHLSVITGRGNRSQGGVARIKPAVIDYLTNHNFRFTEPKAGLLVIFFNK; the protein is encoded by the exons ATGCCtcggaaaaagaaaaatggccaAAGCCCCGCTAGGGTCCCGGGAATGACACACGGCACCGACGGAGCTAGCGACGCAGGGGACGGCAGGACGATGGCCAGAAGTGACCGTATCAGAGGGGTGGGCATGGGGCTCTCAAACTTCAGCAACACCAGCTCTGCCAGGGAAGAAACCCTCAATAGCATGAGGGAAATGTTTTCCCATCTGGATCCCGAGGTTATTTATATGGTCCTTTCCGAGTGTGATTTCCAAG TGGAAGTGGCAATGGACTCGCTACTCGAGCTCTCTGGAGCTGCTGAAGGAGTCAACGTGCCCCCCTTTGCCTCAGGGTTTGAGTCTGCGGCTGCTCTTTTAGGACCCAAAACCCACACGCCCGTCTGCCTCCCTTGGGACGAGACGGGAGTCCAAGGGGGTTGGATTCCTGCAGCTTCGGGGAATGACATGGAAGAACTGGATGTAGTCGGCACACATCTAACAAAAGATTTCGATGAACTCATAGACAACGCATTGGAGACTCTTTCAGACTCTTTCCTGCCTGCTTTGCCACACTGTCCTTCTCCCAGAGATCTGCACTCAGGGTCTTGCAGTGAGTTGCCCGAATTGATCAAATCCAGCCTGGACAACAGGTCCAAATCACAGTGGCACAATTCCACAGCAGGGCACCAGCACGTGGCTAAAGCTTCAGAGCTGCCTGAAACCATCAACAGGCAATCCCCTGTGAGTGGACTGAGTTTTACAGGGACAGCGTTTGAGACGGATGAGTCCAGCCTGCTTGATTTCAGTCACTTAACTATGGAATCAGGGAACACCAAGCCAGTGCTGGACTTGCTAAGCAGTGAGAGACCATCAGCCTTCCAGGCATATAAGAGTTCCAGAAATCAGCCCAACCCCTCTGCAGGAGAACCCGATCACAGCAGACTTTTTGGGAACAACCCTGGCAGTGCAGAGCAGGAtttccaactgagctctgaGAATAGGACTATGGCAAACTCTCTGAGGGAAAGCAGGCCCCCTGCTGCCCCATTGTTGTGGAATACTCAGGCTCCCGAGTTTCAGCCGCGCTCTGAGGAGCCTGCCTTTGTCACCCCCATACTGAAGAATCCTGTGCCCTGGAATCATAGCTCGAGTGTGAGAATTGTCCCCAGCATCACACAGTCTCGTTTCAGAACAGCGTTCCTCCCACAGTCATGGGTACCGCCACATCCCCTGAGACCTCCGCTGCATCGCTCTGCCAGGAGACCAGTGCTGGTGGGCCAGGTGCTGGTCTTACTGAGAGGAGCCCCAGGATCAGGAAAGTCCACCTTGGCCAG GAACCTTCTGGATCAAAATCCCGGGGGCGTGGTTTTAAGTACAGATGACTACTTCTGTCGCAACAAAGTGTACCAGTTTGACTCTACTGTCTTGGGGGAGGCTCATGAGTGGAACCACCAACGAG CCAGAGAGGCATTCAGAAAGGGTCTCTCTCCAGTCATTATCGATAACACCAACATGCAAGTTTGGGAAATGAAACCGTATGTTGCTATG GCTCTTCAGCACTGTTACAAAGTGATATTTCGTGAGCCAGACACCTGGTGGAAATCAAAACCACGAGAGCTAGAAAG ACGCACTAAGCATGGTGTGCACAAGGAAAAGATAAAACGAATGCTGGAGCATTATGAGCCTTATGTTACTGTGCACAGTATTATGCGTTCTGCATCTCCCAAGGAAAAAGAAGAAACTGACCACGTGCTGCCCTGCCCTGAGGAGAACGGCCTTCCCGA ATCTATAAAATCAGAGGTAAGACCTGACCTTGTGGAAGAACCACCCTGCAAACCAAGTCAAGGGAAGAGTGACTTTCCCCTTTTGCCCCTGCCTGATGTATCATCCGTGGGAGACAGTGTTTTCAAGGAAGAGAGACTAGGCCAAAGTAGCTTTATTGAACCTCCTGGTTCCAAAGGCTGTGCACAGACAGAAGAGACTTCCGACACAGACTTGCAGCCAGACCAGCACCTTAACACGTGTACTTCAGATTCGGAGCCGGCTGCCCATTCATTAGCTTCAGATAAAAGTGAAACCCTCACTTTGAGCACTGAATTTGGCTTGGATGATAGTGCAAGGGAGCCTGCAGATAGTGAAGTGCCCACAGCCTTTTTTGAATCTATTGGTCAGAGAGTAAGGCGTAAGAGGCACAGGGGTCCACCCACTGAACAGGGCAATGAATTGGTAATGAGTGATGCTGCTGAGAAGCTGAGTGAGAGTGAACAAGAAAACAGAATTATGTGTGCTCCCAGTAACCCCATGAGGCCAGAACTGTTAAAGTTTGTTGGTGACTGGCCTTCAGAGCTGGTACTGGAGCAACGGCAGCACAGGTCAAGGAAGGCGCTGGAGCTGCAAGGCTCAAGTAAGGAGTCTGATGGCCAGAGCAATGGAGCTGAAGAGGAGCAAGAGCTGGACTTTCTGCAAGGTGGAGAGGATACGTCTCAAGAATACAAAAGTCCCACCTTAGTTTCCCCTGACTCCGATTTCCCAAACGATAGCTTGGAAACTATCGCAAATGAACAAGTGTCAGGTGGCAATTGCAGCAGCACTGATATTAATGTGAAGAAGGTGGTCTGCACCCTGGCAGCAGGAGAGAGTAGACCTGAGCTGTTGAACTTTGTGTCAGACTGTCCAACTGGCTCAGCAATGACAGAAAGCCAACAAAGAGAggaaatgccaaacacaaagaAGCAGTCAAGGAAGGAGCTAGACTCATCTCAGGAAATTAATCCTGCGGGGGACGATGGCAGTGAGGAACCGCATGATGTAATAAGTGATGCTGAAGAGGTCAGATGCTCTGAGGAGCACTTGAACCTTCATAACACTCTCCAAAAGCAACCAGAAGCTACTGAAGACACTAAGTATATGCCTTTGAGGAACCAGGACCGGAAGCTTAAGCAAAGCCGACGAGCAggaaagcagtgtaaattaGCTCTTACATTCACAAATAACAGCCCCACGTCTCCTAAATCAATGACGCTATCTCCCCAGATACCCCAGTTTGATGATCCCACTCTGGACTTTGTATCAAAGTGTGTGACCAGCCTCTCAACACAAACCACACCACAAGATTTTGTCTTGCTCTGGAAGGTCGATCGACAAACCGCTGATGTTTCTGGAGTGAAGGTTTTTCAGGGGAATTCTTTCAACTTTAAACCAAAGTCTGCAGCTTTCCCCCGGCCTCAGGAAGTGCCCTACAGAGTTGTACATGATAAAGGTGCACAGGTGGACGAATGCGAGTTACACAGTgatgacaaattaaaaaacCTAATGATCCTCAGTTCACACTTTAAATTTGTTTCATTTGAAATCCTGAAAGACTTGTATGAGAAATGCGACTATGATATGGAGTGGGCTACGAATTTGCTCTTAGACTCTGGTGAACAGCTTTTCAAAGATGATGAGGTAGTGTGTTCTAACCAGGCAAGTGCAGCAACTGAGGTGTTATCCACAGCTGGTTGCAATGCAGATGCCTCTTCTAGCTGCCCTGAAGAAATGTCACCAGCCCTTACTGCCACTGATGATGAACATTTAGGAACCCTTGTAGAAACGATCAGTAATGATATTGTGGGTCCCACCCAGGAAGGGAAACCAAATATTGAGGAGGGACAATCTTCTCCAGAAGAACATTCAACTGGGAGCTCTGGTATTGAAACAGACATGGTCCGCAGTTTGGAGGACTGTCAATGTATGCTGCCTGAAGACGACAAGCATTCTGCCAGTCAGTCCACTGGGGAGGACAGTACCAATGAACAGCCTTTGGAACCGAAGCAAATGGAGGTGGACCATGACTCAGAAGAGGAATCAAAGACCCATAATCAGAGTGAACCGTGTAATATAAGACAGTGTGATGAGGATCTGGGAGCTAGTCTGAATCCTGCAGCGTTGGGGGAGGTCTCTGGTGGAGAAGAAGGGGATTGGACCGAGGCCGACAGTCTGGCTTTTGCAGCTTCGTTTTTACGTCTGTCTGATCCAAAGAAGGAAGACAGTCCCACCAAGAAGCCTCGAGAGAAGCCTAGGCATTCACTCGATATCCAGTCCTTAGAGCTGCGCTTGCCTGCGGAATTGGCATTTCAGCTCAGCGAACTCTTCGGCCCAGTGGGGACTGACCCAG GTTCTTTGTCTTTGGAAGACTGTGTTGTTCAGATTGATCTGAACCTTGCTAAACTCCTACATCAGAAATGGAAGGATACTATTCAG GAACGGCAGAGACAGGAGGCTCTCTCTTACCAGCTGCTTGAAGAAA GTGCCATGTTGTGGAGTGACCCCCAGTCTGACCGAGCGAATAGAGTTGCATTGGAGACCTCCGATGGGATTCCCTTCATGGACCATTGGAGTGCCCAGATGCCCCTTGTTTCTCTCAGGAGCATCATGTTGGAGGAGATGGCCCTGCAGGAGTATGCGGAGAAGGTAATCCAAAATCAGCTGGGGGGAATGAAAAGG TCCAAAATTAACCAGGACCTCGGCAGAAAGGACAGCGCCGCCCTGCTGAAAGAGAAGGAGCTTTACAAGATGTTTCCCACCATCGACCGGCACTTCCTTATGGATATCTTTAAAGACAACAA CTATTCTCTAGAGCAGACGGAGCAGTTCCTCAGGTCCGTGCTTGACGCCGGCCCCGTGAAGAACGTTATTGCCCAGGACGTGGGCAAGCACAGCGAGGCCCAGAGACCTGGCGTGAAAGAGAAG AAGAAGAAGGTGAAAGAGGCCGAGGTGGCAGTTCAGTTCCAGGACACCGAAGACCCCGACTACGGCGACTTCCGAGCAGAGGCCCTTCTGCAGCACCGTAAACGGCAGGAGTGTTTCTGCAAGGCAGCCGAGGCCTACAGGCAGGGCAAGAAGGATGTCGCCACCTTCTACGCACAGCAG GGCCATCATCACGgccagaaaaagaaagaggcaAATCACCGGGCTGCCATGCGGATCTTTGAGCGGGTCAACGCCTCCCTCCTGCCACAGAATGTCCTGGACCTTCACGGCCTGCACGTGGACGAGGCCATCCACCACTTGAAGGATGTGCTGCAAGACAAAATGGCAG AGTGGCAGCAGAACAGAGGTAAACCTCACCTCTCTGTGATCACGGGCAGGGGAAACCGCAGCCAGGGAGGAGTCGCTCG